A window of Acropora muricata isolate sample 2 chromosome 6, ASM3666990v1, whole genome shotgun sequence genomic DNA:
atgaaaaacagtatttttgcacgctttgcacgtgcatatttcatcttttgacatttgaagCTGACGTTCTCGTCCTTTCTACGACgggaaatgaccagttttgcagttgagcggacgacgtcagcatatgatgacaaatgttcaattttgtcttcttataccCCAAGcgcagtttaattccaggacagttagaacacatttttcaagcataatgactttgaataactaaaaattgattgcagaaacgcgaagttacattttcagatgacgttctcgcttccgtcgccgtcgtgtttgcttaagctcccttttaaagACACGATACGACGGGTCTGCCTaatgtgcgagccagcgagtcatgcgagtcatgcgagccagtgtgcgagccatgcgagtcacactGCGAGCCATGCGATTCATGCGAGCCAGGGTGCGAAACGTGCGAGTGACCGttttaacgtgaaaaataatcaaataattagcagttattcttcgaggacgcgtcggatatgagctgatatatataaccaacgaggccgtagttattatcagctcatatccggcaagttcgagaagaataactgttttagtaaattttcaagcacaagaaattcgccatcagtttttccttatttggtcaaacttaacgataatggctcatatgatgggcttagggaaccaatcagaaagctggaaaatcattatcctgagctaaaaatttactaatggaTATTATTATCTCAGTGCAGCGAatacatacaccttattagatggtttagcatataatacgcgcggatattttgcgagttgcgtagtatttttccgagccccgcaggggcgaggaaaaatgcgagcaatgagcaaaatgtccgcgagtattatatgctaaaccatctaataagaggtttattattccactacaaaaaggtgttattttgcttcaattttatttggaaagggtgttttaaaaaaatgcatcatgtgttcttcagggtgcgtgcgaacgatgtaaacagcacaaaaagtcagccaaagatctttatttgatggataaacaagatgacgagtgacaaacgatgacaagctaaattctcaggcattgtattgcgatgaaaacaatttctttcatttaaaaactgccgttccgtcagtatttgctctgttctaaaccggtcaaaccgggacactacagtgtattaccgtctcatattttgcgcgttctcttgaccaaatatggtaaaatgacgcaatagtggaataataatgtccaataataatattcagcAACATTGTACAGCTATTTGTACAGCAGGAAACCTGTTGGCCGTAAAGGTCGCCGGGCGAACGCAAAGCTGTTACGCTCTCCCTCTTTCATCGGTACATTTATCTAAATCTCTTGTTAGATGTTTTGGTGTGTAGTATCGCTTTATATTTTTACTCTTTTGTAGGTTTAAAGAAATCGGGAGCTATAGAAAATCGGGATTCTACtgtaattttaaaaattgttcgGAAATTGTGAACAAGCTGTGAGCAGCGAcaacaataacaagaacatATTAATTGGGTCTACGGATGAAACCTTTTTGGAACTTTGGAACGGACACGGACTACGAATAAAGGAAAACGCTCACAGGCAAAACGCAATAAAGATAGACAGATacgaacaaagcaaaacaacaataCCACCAAAGAAAACATCTTAAACACAAGAATAGTCAACTTATCTTCAATAGAACTTACCCAGTCAGAAACTAGTTTACTTAGAAGGGGCTTAAATTTTTGCCCTACCCCACCACCACCGAAACCAGAAGATCTTGATGCAGACATTGATGGCTTTGCGAGAAGGATCAATCTTGAGGAATACTACGCTCCTGTTAATATCGATGAAATACAACAAGACTCGAGTTATCACTGCTCAGTCCTCGAAAAGTTGAATAAGAGAGATCGCCAAGTGTATTATAGACAATCGAGAGAGCCTTATCTGAACTCTTACGTGACAAAATTGAGACAGGACATCAGAGAGAGGTTAGCGTACAACCACCGATTTCAGCGTGACAATCTTAACAAACGAGAACGAGTAGCTTTAAAAAGACTTAGAAACAATAAGGATATAATAATAAAACCGGCGGATAAGGGTGGAGCCACAGTAATTCTCAACACAGGGGATTACATTACGGAAGCCATGCGGCAATTAAGCAATCAAGAATATTACAAAAGAGTAGAAGAGGACCTGACTTCACAACATGAACAATTAATTAACCAATTGATCAGCGACCTGATAAATAATGGCGACTTAGATATGGACACAGGCCAACTTTTAAGACCAGCAAACACaagaacaccaattttttacatgcttcccaaaatccacaaacccaATAATCCGGGACGACCTGTTATCTCCTCCGTTAACAGCCATACGGAGAAGTTATCTGCATATGTGGACGAGTTTCTAAGACCCTTGGCACAAGCACTACCTTCTCACATCAGAGATACTACAGATTTCATAATACGACTGAAAAACTTGGGCAGAGTTCCTGAGAACAGTATACTCGCGACATTAGATGTTTCAAGTTTATACACTAATATAGATACAGACAATGGACTGGCTATAATTGAGGAGGAACTGACAAAAACTGATCAAACCCAACCTTCCGCAAAAACGCTTACCTGCCTCCTCGAAAAAGTCCTGAAATTGAACAATTTCACATTTGACAACCACAATTTCATTCAGGTTAAGGGTACAGCAATGGGCACAAGGGCTGCACCTAATTTTGCCAACGTGTATATGGGCCGGTTTGAAGATACGTTTGTATACCGAACGGAATGGTACCACTACATAATTGACTGGGTAAGGTTCATCGACGACATCTTTCTCATCTGGAAAGGAGACGAAAGTTCTCTTACCACCTTTATAAAGTACCTCAACGGtgttgaatatatatatattcacccATGAAAAATCTTACAAGTCCCTGAATTTCTTGGATACAAAAGTAATAAAGGATGTACAAGGTAACATCAGTACAGACATTTTTCAGAAACCAACGGATACCCACCCATACCTACATTGGACTTCGGCGCACCCACCGCATTTAAAGAAAAGTATACCATACAGCCAAGCCTTAAGACTAAGGAGGATATGTTCATCGACGACCATTCTGAAGCAAAGAATATTGGAATATTCCAATTTTTTCGTCGCGTGTGGGTATAAAAGAGATAGGGCGCTATCTGAAATGCGCAAAGTTCTGTCACTGACACAAGACGAGAGTTTGCGAGTAAGAGAGAGGCATACCACCAGCCGTATACCctttgtaaccacatacaatcCACGTACTTCATATATTGCTGAAGTGGCGAACAGAAACTGGCACTTTCTCCAATCAAAGGAAAGACTTGCTCACATATTTAGAGAACGACCAGTGATCGCATACAAGCGGTCAAAAAGTCTACGTGACGTACTCGTCAGAACCACATTAATGGACAGAACCTCTGAAGGACATGCCATCATAAAGGGTAGCTGTGGTCCTTGCAATAAACCGAAATGTAGTTGGTGCGTGCTAATAAACAAGACCTCGACTTTTACAGGCACGCAGCGGGATGACAAGGTGTTTGACATATTCCACACAGTTAATTGCCAATCAACCTTTGTAATTTATATCATAGAGTGTCGAATTTGCAGATTACAATATGTAGGGAAGAGCGAGACAGCTTTTAACCTGCGCCTTAATAATCACAGGAACCATATAAAGAGAGGAATCAATAGCTGTGAACTATCAGAACACTTTCTCCACAACAGCAGATCTCACGACTTTAGCAAAGACGTCACAATTACGATCATTGAACTAATTAAGCGCAGTAACATGACAATTGAACGGAAGAAAGAGATACTCCGAGGCAGAGAAATATTTTGGCAAAGTCGGCTGAATACATTGCAGCCGAACGGTCTTAATAAGAGAATGGGCTAGAGCTCAGAGTCGAATATACCTTTATAAAGTATTCAGTACATTAATAACGTTTTAGAACGTAAGTTATAAAGGTCATTCCACTCTACGCCCACACAAATGTAATTAACCTATTAGAACACTACCGGTCGCAACTGATAAAATAACGAATACTTCTTTATTACGTCATAATAAGAGATCATTAATGGATTAATGAACCCAATGtaagacccctgatgaaggcagaaggctcttttgtgcaaattatatatatatatatatatggctcGCACATTAGTACGACTCCGACACGACGGGCCAGTAGTTTTAGCAGagacaataatggaaaaaacgcgtgaagtgtaatgtattttatttaattctttaatCAAATaacgtgaaaaataatcaaataatggatattattatctaactgcagcgaataccgtccaaataataataataatattcagcgACATTGTACAGATATTTGCACAGCAGAAAACCTGTTGGCCGTAAAAGTCGCCGGGCGAACGCAAAGCTGTCACGCTCTCCCTCTTTCATCGGTACTTTTATCTAAATCTCTtgttgttgtgtagtatcgctttTATATTACTGAGCGCTGTTGCTGCCTAATGTGTTTTtaccttctaattattatttctacggttttctgttaataaagggtcttagttttcgtagtacgaaaacgaagacccggggtcttcgttttcgtagtacgaaaactaagaccctgactTAGCAAAAAGAACTGCTTACTATTCAACGAGAATTCACCAGCATAGAAGGCTTATCGACTGTTAGAATCCCtttcagctacaaaatacagtagacataaacaatttattgacagaacacaagagaatatttcctgtttgtgcacaacgcgttctttgttattctgtcatataatccttactataaaatcaaagtcggcaagcgttcgaattatgcctgctgttccagatcaatatgcgtggtaagtttacccgaggaaaccctcaagaGTCTTAGttccaaattagctcgcataaCGAAACAGCAGAGCCgataagacgggccagtagttctaACAGAGACAATGGAAAAGAACGTGTGAAGTGTGATGCCGTATTGTACTACtcagcgttgttgctgcttatgtgtgtttaccttttaattattctttctacggttttctgttttacagggtgttcgttttcgtagtacgaaaactaagaccgtgggtcttagttttcgtactacgaaaactaagaccgggtcttaggtcttaggtcttaggtctcgttttcgtaggtcttagttttcgtaacacccctCAAATTTGGTTATTTTGATGTTCTCGacatgctttttccatttctgacaTTTGTTAAGCTACAGcaataattttatgaaaagtaggtcacgtgatgccttagctgcaaaaggcctatctCGAGATTCATTGCTCGATAGCCCCGAGATGCATTGCAAGATTAGTGTTGCTCTagctcgctacgctcgctcaAGCAAATTTATGCCACGaacgcgcgttggatatgagatggtaaatagccaacaagGTCCGTAGGGCCGAGTTGGCTATtaatctcatatccaacaagcgcgaatggaataattgttctATTAAATTATCAACCTTAGGatttgctaaattttatttaagtttaagAAAGAGGCCCTATTAGGGGTTATCGGGATACGGGATATTTGGGTAAACAATTATAGGGATACGGGATATTTGGGCGGAAAATTAAAGGGATACGggatatttttaaaaagattctGGGATATCGAAGATCGAAGttatcattttttaaaagaatcaAATAAGATTATTAGTCAATATAGAAGGCGCAAATAGTGAAAAAAATACTTTCAAATGcgattgtttacattttgccaTCAAATATTGTCAATATTGACAATAGGTGCCAATATCGGCTCCTGTCCGAGAACAACTCTCCCCTCCCCCACGGCTTTTTTCCATTTCGCGCCACTTTCGCGCGTTGCGACCTCATGCTGGGCTCGCGCGATTGTTTTTATCATTTGTGGTCATTTCGATCATGGCTGCCTTGAAAGTCCTGCACGAAGTCACTGCGTGTATTTACAAAGGAGAGGAAAAACCCGTAATGAAATGGTCATTCCTGACCAAAGTTGAAAATAAGGACCTCAAGTCATTTCTTCAGGCCTTAAATGCTTTTGGAGTAGATCAACGGGCGAAAGAACTTGGAATCCAGGATTACAAGTTAAAGCTTCAGTGCAAGCGATTGACACCAGAGCCAGAATTTCCCCGTGGACGAGTTTTCGCAATAGATTCAGATGAGCAATTCCTTACCTGTTTACCGCTTCTCCAGGACAAGCATGAATTGATATGTAAGTATTTACGGGTACAtagtttcagttcagtttatctTAAGCtcaaaaaataacttaaaatgaTGTGGCCAATTTACCGACAGCCGGTCAAGGAAAATCAACACTAAATTGCCGGCAGTCCAGTTTGGTTTTCAAATCTTGTATATCAAAAAAACTTTGCCAATCCAAACTTTAACATGTCGATTAAGAAGTGCTAAATGATCTAGGAGAGTGCTATGGATCTCAAATCCAACCGTTGGGTTACGATGGATCAAAATATTAGACCTGAACGTGGTGCTTATGCCTGGCAGTGCGCGCCAGGCAGAACTTTTGATCACTTCTCAAGTGTCACAATTGACAGCATGTGGCTTACTCTACTTATTATATGCACAGCCTAAACTAAGGGTGAGAGTTTGAAATCTGCCCCTTCTGAATCGCCTAACACTTCTTAATCGACTTACCTTAGTCTGAATGAACTaagatcttttgtttacatgaaatgaaaaaaaaagctttgaacTATCGGtcactgtattttgaagaccTCGCTGGTCATTATGAATCAATTGAGGGACATCcagcagggctgcaaataattttttttcttgaaaggaaatttgtccgactaagtgaccattttggtcggacaaaacaaaaatgtagtcggaaatcaccaaaaaaaagaagaaggttgaattttattttaactattaaacagtaaataataaaaaaattgtccGGACATCACGTCCGACCACAGTTGGGATTTCATCGGACATGAGCTCGTGTAAATCAACACAGTTACCACTATTGACACCACAAAACAAGCACACATGCaaaaaatcgaccatttttgAGCAATCCTCATTATCACGCTCAGAAGGAAATTCCTGGGTTACTTACGACACTTACAAACAGCACTTTAAAATACCGGAAATGAATTGTGAGTGcaaatatttcaaacaaaagtctCTTATGTTGAATCAAGCTCTTGCCTGCTGCTCTTTATGTGCTTTATAGGCCGTTAAGGAAAGACCATGAATTTACAGTTATGAATTGGACGAATATTTAAGTCATCAGAGCTGATGAAGCTTTTTAACTTTAAGGTTGAACTCCCTTCCGGAACTTGCGGAAACCATTCGGTGCGTATTTAATAATTACTGATCGTTGCCTTAACTTTCAGTGAAAGTAGTTGAAGTCCAGTGTGTCACTGTTAACGAAGCAATTAAGTTTGGTGCAAAGCGTAAACATGATGATGTCGATGGTAATGACAACCAAGAAGGAATCAACATCAAAAAGCTCAAGTCGTCTTCAAAAGCTGCTTGTGTGCAGGAGAAATGGTTGTAGTGATTCACAATACAAACAGtgtcttcttgcaaaaaaaccgGCTAAACAAGAAGGATCAAGACGGCGTAGTTTACAGGATTCCCTGTGACTGCGGTAAAGTCTACATCGGCGAGACAGGAAGACCCATGCAGGATAGAATTAAGGAGCATGATCGAGAAATCCGACTAGCCCATACCCAGACCTCTGCCGTTTCAGAGCACGACCACAACACCAGACATCAGCCACTCTGGAACGAAGTTAAGTTTATTGATCGTGATCCTCATTACTACACACATAGGGTCAAAGAGGCAATT
This region includes:
- the LOC136919237 gene encoding uncharacterized protein, yielding MAALKVLHEVTACIYKGEEKPVMKWSFLTKVENKDLKSFLQALNAFGVDQRAKELGIQDYKLKLQCKRLTPEPEFPRGRVFAIDSDEQFLTCLPLLQDKHELILKVVEVQCVTVNEAIKFGAKRKHDDVDGNDNQEGINIKKLKSSSKAACVQEKWL